Genomic segment of Mercurialis annua linkage group LG6, ddMerAnnu1.2, whole genome shotgun sequence:
ACCAATATTGTAATAAATCCATTCCTTTTTGTTAGGTAAGCAGTTATCAACATTAAAACTCACCTGCATAATCTTTAACTTGAGTTTGAGACCTGCAAACTCATTTCTGTTTTAGGAATCTAGCTGAATTTGAATTAGCAAGGTCAATGCCGAATTTTCCTAGTTAACATCTGTCTGCTGCTTcatttaagtttttaaacaatttaatattttttttcgatGAGTTGGTTGGTGGACAAAAGTTGGATGGTCCAACCGAGACACAGTGATTTATATAGAAGTGGGGTCAATGGCCTACATTAGTCCAATCATGGTTTACTGAGTCTAGTCAggttaacttttattttttatctttttgttcaTATTTTACTAAAGTGTTACCTAATTAAGTACTTTATTTATGCAGAGATTGAGTGCAAAAAACACTATGAATGCGCGGCAGAATAAACATAGTCATACTTCTGGCAGGATGAGCTATGCAAGGCGGAGAAAAGCAATGGTTAGTTTTTATACTTATGCTATTAGTCTTTtagtaaatataattttagagCTGGGAATGAAGATAGATTAGGGAGAAAAGCAATGGCTTGTGTTATTGCTACCTAGGGTTGACCAGACAACTTTTGTGTACCTGATTTATAGTTGGTTAATTCTTATACTTGTTATAGTATATATCCATAAAGTAGTTagtcttttttcttttgatttagtatactataattattcaaatattgTATTACAGGAGAAAGAAGGGAATCTCCTGATAGACTCACTTTTTATGATGTCACTCATAAAAAGAAAGACGGTACTTATGTAGATGGCAGCATTAAAAATCTAATGGTaagttatttttcttatttcctaaaaatcaaatatgttaaattttaattagtactaaCTATAATATATTAATGAGCAAATCTTTCGAGAAGTAATGGGTAAAGAGCACAATGGTCGTGTGAGGGGTTTAGGGTTGGGACCAACCCCGAGAAGTTATTTTGGAGCATCGTCTTACAATGTGGGAGAAAAATGGAACGCTTCTACAAGTTCAAGCAACTTAAATGAAGTGGAAACACTCAAGGAAACACTCCAAGAGATGACAGCCAAATATGAAGAAGTGAACAAGAAATATGAAGTCTTATCAACCAATCACGAAGGAGTATCTCAAACGCTACTTGCTTTGGCAAGCTTTGTATCTAAAAAGTTTCCTGGACAACATTGGATGCCAACACAATTGAACAAAAATCAGGTATATGTATATTTTCTTTGTCTAATAAAATTGTTAGTTGCATACATATAAGTGATTTTATTATACTTTAGAATATTAAttagtttgatattataaattagCAGGTTAGTGGTCATGGTAGCGGTGGAAATATGCAACATGATGCTTCATCACGTTCAAGTCATGGTTTTGCTAGCAATGAAGCTTGATATATCATCTGGTAGGTGTCCTTTTCATTATTAGCTTCAGCTTTAAATATCGAAATTCTTGCATAGCATCCACGTTGTTAGATAGTACCATGGCCTGTGAACTTTTTGCTTTTGGTTTGTGCTTTTAAAAGCTTAATATGActgatttctattttttttttcttggaaTGGTGTTAATTTGATTCCCCTTGATGATAAGGACTCTGGCTTGCATCTCAGTTTTTGATTGGTACTTTATGGCCTGATCTTTGTTTTagttcttttcttcttttaaatTTCCCTACAACCATCATTTGTAGAAATTGGAATCTGAGTGCTTGTATTTAATTTCCCTGC
This window contains:
- the LOC126653730 gene encoding uncharacterized protein LOC126653730 isoform X1, whose protein sequence is MGKEHNGRVRGLGLGPTPRSYFGASSYNVGEKWNASTSSSNLNEVETLKETLQEMTAKYEEVNKKYEVLSTNHEGVSQTLLALASFVSKKFPGQHWMPTQLNKNQQVSGHGSGGNMQHDASSRSSHGFASNEA
- the LOC126653730 gene encoding uncharacterized protein LOC126653730 isoform X2; this translates as MGKEHNGRVRGLGLGPTPRSYFGASSYNVGEKWNASTSSSNLNEVETLKETLQEMTAKYEEVNKKYEVLSTNHEGVSQTLLALASFVSKKFPGQHWMPTQLNKNQVSGHGSGGNMQHDASSRSSHGFASNEA